Within Burkholderia diffusa, the genomic segment GTCGGTTGCCACACGTCGCCGCACCTGCTCGAATTCAGCGAGCGCGCGCGCGTGAACGGCCAGCAGGTGAGCGACGCCGAGCTGCTGCCGCACTTCGAAGCCGTCGAGGCAGCGCGCACGTCGCTGCCCGAGCCGGTGTCGCTGACGTACTTCGAATTCACGACGCTCGCGATCCTGCATCTGTTCGCGTCACGCGGGCTCGACGCGGTGATCCTCGAAGTCGGTCTCGGCGGCCGGCTCGACGCGGTCAACATCATCGACGCCGATTGCGCGATCGTCACGAGCATCGACATCGACCACACCGAATACCTCGGCGACACGCGCGAGAAGATCGCGTTCGAGAAGGCAGGGATCTTCCGCGCGGGCAAGCCGGCGATCTGCGGTGATCCCGCGGTGCCGAACACGCTGGTCGAGCACGCCGAAGCGATCGGCGCCGACCTGTGGTTGGTCGGTCGCGATTTCCGCTATGAAGCGCAGCCGGGCGCGGAGCGCCAGCAATGGAGCTATCTCGGCCGCGAGAAGCGCTATCCGGCGCTCGCGTACCCGGCGCTGCGCGGCGCGAATCAGCTGATCAATGCATCGGCCGCGCTGGCCGCGCTCGAGGCGCTGCGCCCGGTGCTGCCGGTGTCCGCGCAGGACATTCGGCTCGGGCTCGCCAACGTCGAGCTGCCGGGGCGCTTCCAGGTGCTGCCCGGCAAGCCGGCGATCGTGCTGGACGTCGCGCACAACCCGCATGCGGCGGCCGTGCTCGAGCAGAACCTCGGCAACATGGGCTTCTTCCCGTACACGTACGCGGTGTTCGGCGCGATGCACGACAAGGACATCGACGGCGTGTTGCGGCATCTGAAGGGCGAGATCGACCACTGGTGCGTGACCGACCTGCCGCTGCCGCGCGCGGCGAGCGCGGAGCAGCTCGAAGCCGCGCTGCGCAAGGCCGGCGTGCAGGAGGGGGCCGATTCGAGCGTGACGCGGTTCGCGTCGCCCGCCGAAGCGTTTCGCGATGCACTAAAAAGAGCATCCGAGAATGATAGAATCGTGGTTTTCGGCAGTTTCCATACGGTGGCAGGTGTGATGGCCTACCGGAAATCGCAGCAACACTGACTGACGGGCAGTTTCGGACTCAGCCATTCATGGGAATTTTCTCGTTCGGCAAGAAAGACGACGACGCGCCCCCGCGGCGCGGCGGTCGTACCGGGGCCTCCCGGAACGTGCGCACGGAGCGCACTGAACGCGTCGAGCGACGCACGCGCCGCACCGAGCGTCCGGAGTCGGACGCACTGCTCCTCGATCCGACCCTTCCAGAAAAGCAACGCGCCCGCCGGCGTCTCGTCGGTGCGATCGCGCTCGTCGTCGCGGCGGTGATCGTGCTGCCGATGGTGCTTGATTCCCACCCGAAGCCGGTGACGGACGACATCGCGATCGACATCCCGAACCGGCCCGCGCATCAGGCGGTCGCTCCGCGCGACGACGACACGTCCGACGTGCAGGCGGGCGTCGCGCACGACGAACCGCCGGCATCCGATGTCGCCGTGGCGGCCGCGCCCGCGACCAAGGATGCGGTCAAGCCGGCCGCGAAGCCCGATAGCACGACCTCGACGACCACGGCGAGCGTGACGCCGCCGAAGCCCGCTGCGAAGCCGGCCACGACCGCACCCGCGCCGAAGCCTGCCGCGCCGAAACCGGCGCCCGCGACGGTCGCGAACGCCGACGCCGCGGCCGACAGCGGCGACGCATCGTCGCCGGCGTCGCCGGCCGGTGCTCGCTTCGCGGTGCAGCTCGGTTCGTTCAAGGACGACGCGACGGCCCGGTCATGGGCCACCAAGTTGAAATCGGCGGGGGTGCCCGCATATGTCGAGCATCGCAAGCAGGCGGACGGCAGCACGGCTACACTGCTGCGTGCCGGCCCGTTCGCGGATCGCGCGGCGGCGTCCGCCGCGATCGCGAAGGTGCGCGAAGCCGGACTCACGCAGTAACGTGCGATGCTGACGGCTTTCGACTACGCTGTATTGGCGGTGATCGCGTTGTCTGCGCTGCGTGGCGCATGGCGCGGTTTCGTCTCGGAGATTTTCGGGCTGATCGGCTGGATCGCGGCGATCGTGATCGCGGCCCGCTATGTCGGACTGGTCGTGCCGTATATCCCGGCTAATTGGCCGGGCGGCGCGCTGACACAGTGGGTGCTCGCGTTCGCGCTGATCGTGATCGGCGTCGTGTTCGTCGCGGGTGTCGCGAACGCGCTGTTGTCGCGGATCGCGCAGGCGACGGGCCTCGGCGGGGTCGATCGCTCGCTGGGCATGATGTTCGGGCTCGTGCGCGGCTGCGTGCTGGTGGTGTTGCTGGTCGCGGCGGCCGGGCTGACCGAATTGCCCAAACAGGATTTCTGGCGCAATGCGCTATTGCGTCCTTTCGCCGAGCAGGGCGTGCACGAGCTGAAGCAGCTCCTGCCCGACGGCATGGCCCAGTACGTGCGCGTGTGACGACGCGCACCGGGTAGGACGGAACCGATTTTGTCATCTTGAAGGACATGCCATGTGCGGCATCGTAGGCGTTATCTCCCAATCCCCCGTCAATCAGCTGATCTATGACAGCCTGCTGCTGCTGCAGCATCGCGGTCAGGATGCAGCGGGCATCGCGACGGCGGACGGCAGCAATTTCCACATGTACAAGGCGAACGGCATGGTGCGCGACGTGTTCCGCACGCGCAACATGCGCAGCCTGCCCGGCACGTTCGGCATCGGCCAGGTCCGATATCCGACGGCCGGCTCGGCGTCGAGCGAAGCCGAGGCGCAGCCGTTCTACGTGAACGCGCCGTTCGGGATCATCCTCGCGCACAACGGCAACCTGACGAACTGGGAACAGCTGAAGGACGAGATGTTCCGGATCGATCGCCGGCACATCAACACCAATTCCGATAGCGAAGTGCTGCTCAACGTGTTCGCGCACGAGCTGCAGCTGTCGACGACGGGCCTCGAGCTCGATCCGGCCGCGGTGTTCAAGGCGGTCGCGGGCGTGCATCGCCGCCTGCAGGGCTCGTACGCGATCGTGTCGCTGATCGCCGGCTACGGCCTGCTCGCGTTCCGCGATCCGTTCGGCATCCGCCCGCTCTGCATCGGCAAGCTCGAGACCGAACACGGCACCGAGTGGATGGTCGCGTCGGAGTCGGTGGCGGTCGAAGGCATCGGGTTCGAATTCGTGCGCGACGTGCAGCCGGGCGAGGCGATCTTCATCGACAAGGCCGGCAACTTCCACAGCCAGCAGTGCGCCGAGCACCCGACGCTGAATCCTTGCATGTTCGAGTACGTGTATCTCGCGCGTCCGGATTCGTGCCTCGACGGCGTGCCCGTCTACAACGTGCGTCTGCGCATGGGCGACTACCTCGCCGAGAAGATCAAGCGCGAGCTGCCGAACGTGCCGATCGACGTCGTGATGCCGATTCCCGATTCGTCGCGTCCGGCCGCGATGCAGGTCGCCGCGAAGCTCGGCGTCGAGTATCGCGAAGGTTTCTTCAAGAACCGCTACGTCGGCCGCACGTTCATCATGCCGGGCCAGGCCGTGCGCAAGAAGTCGGTGCGCCAGAAGCTCAATGCGATGAGCATCGAGTTCAAGGACAAGCACGTGCTGATCGTCGACGACTCGATCGTACGCGGCACGACCTCGCACGAGATCGTGCAGATGGCGCGCGATGCAGGCGCGAAGTCGGTGATCTTCGCGTCGGCGGCGCCGCCCGTGAAGTTCCCGAACGTTTACGGCATCGACATGCCGACGCGCGGTGAGCTCGTTGCCCACGGTCGCACCGACGATGAAGTCGCGAAGATCATCGGCGCCGACTACCTGATCTATCAGGACGTGGACGACCTGCGCCGCGCGGTGCGCGACATCAACCCGAAGCTCGAGCGCTTCGAGGCGTCGTGCTTCGACGGCAACTACATCACCGGCGCCGTGACGCCCGAGTACCTCGACGCGATCGAGCGCGCGCGTCTCGCGCCGGCGTCGCAGGCCGATCGCGACACGGCTGGCGATGCCGCCCGTTCGCAGATGAACCTGCAGCTGTCGGTCGAGTGACACCGGCGCACGCTTCGGATGAAGCGTGATAGGATGTGGCCTTGCGTCGATTTGATTCAGCTTGCGGACGCGGGGCGACTTCCCAAAACAGCTAAAGCGAAGGCCGGCGGCAGCCGGCCCGAGTCGATCGCTGTCGTACCGCACCGAAGCCCGCTGATGCCGACGCATAGCGGGCTTTTTGTTTTGGCCTGATTTTGTGGCTGGGTTCGCGCCCGATGCATGATCCGCGGCGCGGCCCTCGAATACGGAAAACGGAACATGGACGACTCCCTCAACTTCGACACGCTCGCCGTGCGCGCGGGCACGCAGCGCAGCAACTTCAACGAGCATTCGGAAGCGCTGTTCCTCACGTCGAGCTTCTGCTTCACGAGCGCGGCCGAGGCTGCCGAGCGCTTCGCGAATTCGGAAGACTATTTCACCTATTCGCGCTTCACGAACCCGACCGTCACCATGTTCCAGGATCGTCTCGCCGCGCTCGAAGGCGGCGAGGCCTGCATCGCGACGGCGTCGGGCATGGCGGCGATCATGTCGGTCGTGATGGCCGCGCTGCAGGCGGGCGATCACCTCGTCAGCTCGCGAAGCCTGTTCGGCTCGACGCTCGGGATGTTCTCGCAGATTTTCAGCAAGTTCGGCATCACGACGACCTTCGTCGATCCGACCGACCTGAACGCATGGCAGGAAGCGGTGCGGCCCGAAACGAAGATGTTCTTCCTCGAAACGCCGTCGAACCCGCTGACCGAACTCGCCGACATCGAGGCGATCGGCAAGATCGCGAAGGCCGCGAACGCGCTGTTCGTCGTCGACAACTGTTTCTGCAGCCCGGTGCTGCAGCAGCCGTTGAAGCTCGGCGCGGACGTCGTGATGCACTCGGCGACGAAGTTCCTCGACGGGCAGGGGCGCGTGCTCGGCGGCGCGCTGGTCGGCTCGAAGGAATTCATCATGGGCAAGGTGTTCCCGTTCGTGCGCAGCGCGGGTCCGACGCTGTCGGCATTCAACGCGTGGGTGCTGTTGAAGGGGATGGAGACGCTGTCTCTGCGCGTCGAGAAGCAGTCGGCGAATGCGCTGGAAATCGCGCGCTGGCTCGATTCGCATCCGGCCGTCGCGCGTGTGTTCTATCCGGGGCTCGAATCGCATCCGCAGCACGAACTCGCGAAGCGCCAGCAGAAGGCGGGCGGCGCAATCGTATCGTTCGAGCTGAAGGGCGACACGCCGGAGCAGCAGCGCGCGAATGCGTGGCGCGTGATCGACAGCACGAAGCTGATCTCGATCACCGGCAACCTCGGCGACACGCGCACGACGATCACGCATCCGGCGACGACGACGCATGCCCGCATCACGCCGGAAGCGCGTGCGGCCGCGGGGATCACCGAAGGGCTGATCCGCCTCGCGGTCGGCCTGGAAAACGCGGGCGACCTGCGCAACGATCTCGCGCGCGGCCTCGAGGGCTGAGCGCCGCGGCACGTTTCAGGGCCGGCATGACAACGGGCCGCTCGATCTGATCGAGCGGCCCGTTTTTTTTGGCCGGCGCCGCGCGCGTCGACGGAATCAGCCGGTGTGCCCGGCCTGCGCGGGCCGCTGCACGTCGCGCATCGCTTCCATCATCCATCGCAGCGTGTCGTCGAGCGGCGTCACGGGCAGCTCGCCCACTGCACGCCGCAGCTTTTCGCGCGACCCGCTGAGACTTTTTACTTCGTTGTGCCGCACGAAACGCGGATCGATCGTCACGTCGATCACGTAGCCGGCGATCCGCGACAGCATCGCCAGCACTTCCTTCAGCGAATACGCGCGTTCCGAGCAGACGTTGAACGTCTCGCCGGCCGGCGCGGCTTCGAGCAGCTTCAAATAGGCGGCCGTCACGTCGCGCACGTCGGAGAAATCGCGGCTCACGTCGAGATTGCCGAGCGAGATGCGCGGCGCATTGCGCGCATAGTGCGACACGAGCTTCGGCAGAAGATACGCATCGTCCTGGCCGACGCCGGTGTAGTTGAACGGCCGCGCGATCACGATCGGCAACCGGTCGGCCCATAGCTTCGCCGCGTATTCCATCGCCAGCTTGCTGACCGCATAGTCGTTCGCGGGAGCGGGGGTGACGGTTTCGTCGAGCACGCCGGCCGTCGAATTGCCGTAGACGTTCGCGCTGCTGGCGAGCAGCACCGCCGAAGGGCGGCGGTCCAGGCCCGCGAGCGCGGCCAGCAGGTTGCGCGTGCCGACGATGTTGACCGCGTAAGTCTGCGACGGCTCGTCCTGCGCGACGTGCGCACGCGCGGCCAGATGCACGACCGCATCGGGCCGCGCATCGGCGGCCGCCGCGCGCATCGCGTGCGCATCGAGCAGGTCGACCGGCACCAGCGTGCAGTTCGCGAGCGCCGGATCGTCCGGCCGCGCCGCCCCGGGCGCCACGGTGCCCCATACGTCGTAGCCGGCCGCCTCGAGGCGCTGCGCCATGTAGCGGCCGGTGAAGCCCGTCAGACCCGTGACGAATGCGCGGCGCGTCGAGCGTCCGGCATCAGTACGTGTCATGGTGACGATTCCGCGTCAGATCCGCTTCCACCATCATCTGGCAAAGTTGCTCGAGCGTCGTTTCCGGCGCCCAGCCGAGCTTGGATTTGGCCTTGTCCGCGCAGCCGATCAGCAGGTCGACTTCGGCAGGGCGGTAGAACTTCGGATTCACTTCGACCAGCACGTTGCCGTTCGACGCGTCGAGACCGCGTTCCTGTTCGCCCTTGCCGGTCCATTCAATCTGGTAGCCGGCGGCCGCGAACGCCATCTGCACGAAGTCGCGCACGGTCTCGGTGCGGTTGGTCGCGAGCACGTAGGTGTCGGGCTCGTCGACCTGCAGCATCCGCCACATCCCTTCGACGTATTCGAGCGCGAAGCCCCAGTCGCGCTTGGCGTCGAGGTTGCCGAGCTCGAGCTTGCCCGCCTTGCCGAGTTTGATCTTCGCGACGGTGTCGGTGATCTTGCGCGTGACGAACTCGCGGCCGCGCAGCGGCGATTCGTGGTTGAACAGGATGCCGCTGCAGCCGAACAGGCCGTAGGACTCGCGGTAGTTCACGGTCATCCAGTGCGCGTACAGCTTCGCGACGCCGTACGGGCTGCGCGGGTAGAACGCGGTGGTTTCCGTTTGCGGAATCGCCTGCACCTTGCCGAACATCTCGGACGTCGATGCCTGGTAGAAGCGCGTCTTCGGGCTCACCACGCGGATCGCCTCGAGCAGGTTCAGCGGGCCGATGCCCGTGACCTCGGCGGTCGTCGCCGGCTGGTCGAACGACACGCCGACGAAGCTCTGCGCGGCCAGGTTGTACAGCTCGTCGGGCTGCGTGCGTTCGAGCAGCCGCAGGCTGGAGCCGGCATCCGTCAGGTCGTGCTCGATGAGCGACAGGTTCGGGTGCGTGTCGACGCCGAGCTCGGCGATGCGCCAGAAGTTCACCGAGCTGGTGCGGCGATAGGTGCCCGTGACTTCGTAGCCCTTGTCGAGCAGCAGCTTGGTCAGGTAGGCGCCATCCTGCCCGGTGATCCCCGTGATGATGGCCTTCTTGCGAGTTTGGCTCATGGCAATGTCCTGGTCGAATCGATGGATTGAGAAATTCAGGCGGTCGTGCGTGCGGCGGCGGGCACCGTGGCGCGTGCCGGGCCGCGCGTCAGGCGCCGTTCGAAGCCGTACCAGCTCACGGTGGCGTACGCGAGCGTGATGGCGAGGGCGAGCGCGGCCGTGACGAAGCGGTTCAGGTGCAACGGCCACAGCGCGTACAGCACGCTCAGGTGAATCAGGTAGACGGTGTAGCTGACGGTGCCGACGTACACGAGCAGCGGGTTCGTCAGCACGCGCTGCACGAGGCCGCGTCCGCGCAGCGCGATCACGACGATCGACGTGCACAGCAGCAGCGAGATGCTGTAGAGCGCGGCATTCGACAGCGGCGTATTCGCCGCGCGGAAACGCGGGAACGACAGGTGCAGCCAGCCGAGGATCGCGAGCGACACGAGCGCGCCGACGATCGCGAGCGGATAGAACGGCTCCAGCGCGCGCCGGTCGCGGCGCAGCACGATCGCGAGCAGCGCACCCGCGGCGAGCAGGTCCATCCGGAACGGCGTCAGGTAGTAGATGGGCCAGAACGAATCGAACCACGGCGTCGCGATCGCGCGCAGCACGGGCGCCGCGACGATCAGCGCAGCGGCGATCCACAGCAGCGCGCGCTCCGAACACCACAGCACGACGAACGGCCAGAAGATGTAGAACTGCTCCTCGACGGCGAGCGACCACAGCACGTTCAGGCTGTCGTGACCGATGCTGCCGAGCGACAGCCCGATGTTGGTCGAGAAGAACGCGAACCACGGCCAGTGCGGCAGCCAGCTCGCGCCGAACAGCAGCGTCGACACGACGAGCAGCAGCACGTACGGCGGCAGGATGCGGCGCACGCGGCGCGCGTAGAAGTGGCTGAAGTAAGACTGTCCGCGCGCCTTGCGATCGAGCAGGATGCCGGTGATCAGCAGGCCGCTCAGCACGAAGAACAGGTCGACGCCCATCCATAGCGGCGCCTTCAGCGCATGTTGCAGGAACACGGCGCCAACGGCGATCGCGCGCAGCCCGTCGAGCTGCACGATGCGGCCGTGTTGCGGCGGGGCGAGGTCGGCGGTGCGCGAGATGCCTGTCATCGCGCCGCTCCTTCGCGACGCGCGGCCGATGCCGTGGCGCGCCGCGCATCCGATGCGTGAACGTAATGCATGCGTTTAAATGAAATATTGAATCGAAATCGATTCTAGGGAAAAGAAATCGGCAAAAAAACGCATGTCATTTATCCGGCTGAAAACATTCGAATGCCGGTCGTTTTAATCGCGTCATGAAAGGTTTGCAGGCCAAGCGCCCCGGCGGGCGGGGCAAAGCGGCATTTTCTACGGATAGCCGCATGAAAGGCGGTCGATATTGCCGCTTCGTCGGGCCAGTTTGCCGCTGTTCCGGTTCGATATTTCAGGTGGAAACATCCCAAAATATTTCCAAATTTCTTGTGATTATTTTTGCTTGTAACCTGCATCGCGACGTTTGAAACCTATTTAGCGACAGGGCATCAGGGCAAGCAGCATGCCGCGGCGCCAGTCGCTTCCGCATCGAGTCTGGAGAGCGCATTGCGACGTCTGATTCTGGTTGGCATGACGGTATGCGCGGCGCTGTCCGCGAGCGCCGCCTCGGCTGAAACCGTGTTGCCCGCGACCACTTCGTGGATCGGCAACACGTTCGGCTATGGCGACGGCAGTTGGACGCAGATCGACATTCGCGCGATCGCGGTGACGCCCGACGGCAAGGTGTATACGAACGCGCCGTGGGACGAGAGCGGCGCCGAGGCGAGCGTCTATCAGGACGGGAAGATGCTCGGCTTCGCCGGCGGCACGCACGGCTGGGGCAACCTCGGCGGCAACGCGGTCGCGGTGAACAGTAAATATGCGTACGTCGCGATCGGCGTCGGCAACGAGCGTGGCCATCTGCAGTCGCCCGGCATCTGGCCGGACAAGGGCAAGCAGTGGTTCGGCATTTCGCGCCGCACGATCGGCGACATGAAGCAGCCGGCGCCGTTCCGCGCGGCGCCGCAGGTCGCGCCCGGCGGTCGCGCCGATGCCGGGCGCGCGCGGATGGCCGCCAGCTTCATGATGGTCAACGAGGTGCCGGCCCCGGCCCGCTCGGAAGTGGGCGAGGCGAAGGCGGAAGTCGGCGGCCTCGCGGCCGACGACAAGACGCTGTTCGCGACGAATCCGTCACATGACGAGGTGGACGTCTACGACGCCGAGACGATGCAGAAGAAAGCCACGTGGAGCGCGCACGAGCCGGGCCGCATCGCGCTGGCCGGCGACGGCACGCTCTGGCTGCTCACCGATACGATCGGCGGCCCCGCGCATCTCGTGCACGTGCGCGCGGACGGCCGCAAGCTCGACGACGCGCCCGCGCTGCCCGACGGCACCGACGCGGTGGACGTGGCGGTCGACGCGAAAGGGCGTGTGCTGGTCGCGGACAACGGGCCTCGCCAGCAGGTGCTGATCTTCTCGAAAGGCGGCAAGGGCTATGCGCCGTCTGGCACGCTGGGCGAGCGCGGCGGCATCTTCGCGGGCCCGGTGCCGGGCCGTCCGGGGCCGCAGCGCTTCAATGGGCTGACGGGTGTGGGCGTTGATCGCGCGGGCAACGTCTACGTGTCGATGAACGGCATCGGGCCGCGTCACGACACGATCGGCGCTGGGCTGGGCGCGGTGCTCGAGAGCTATACGCCGGACGGCAAGCTGCGCTGGCAGGTGCAGGGGCTACTGTTTGTCGACGGCGCGTGGCTCGATCCGGCACGGCCGAACAGCGTGT encodes:
- a CDS encoding acyltransferase family protein encodes the protein MTGISRTADLAPPQHGRIVQLDGLRAIAVGAVFLQHALKAPLWMGVDLFFVLSGLLITGILLDRKARGQSYFSHFYARRVRRILPPYVLLLVVSTLLFGASWLPHWPWFAFFSTNIGLSLGSIGHDSLNVLWSLAVEEQFYIFWPFVVLWCSERALLWIAAALIVAAPVLRAIATPWFDSFWPIYYLTPFRMDLLAAGALLAIVLRRDRRALEPFYPLAIVGALVSLAILGWLHLSFPRFRAANTPLSNAALYSISLLLCTSIVVIALRGRGLVQRVLTNPLLVYVGTVSYTVYLIHLSVLYALWPLHLNRFVTAALALAITLAYATVSWYGFERRLTRGPARATVPAAARTTA
- the folC gene encoding bifunctional tetrahydrofolate synthase/dihydrofolate synthase; the protein is MSTFPTLDAWLSHLERAHPVGIDMGLTRIGQVKAALQLEFACPVITVGGTNGKGSTCAFLEAILVHAGYKVGCHTSPHLLEFSERARVNGQQVSDAELLPHFEAVEAARTSLPEPVSLTYFEFTTLAILHLFASRGLDAVILEVGLGGRLDAVNIIDADCAIVTSIDIDHTEYLGDTREKIAFEKAGIFRAGKPAICGDPAVPNTLVEHAEAIGADLWLVGRDFRYEAQPGAERQQWSYLGREKRYPALAYPALRGANQLINASAALAALEALRPVLPVSAQDIRLGLANVELPGRFQVLPGKPAIVLDVAHNPHAAAVLEQNLGNMGFFPYTYAVFGAMHDKDIDGVLRHLKGEIDHWCVTDLPLPRAASAEQLEAALRKAGVQEGADSSVTRFASPAEAFRDALKRASENDRIVVFGSFHTVAGVMAYRKSQQH
- a CDS encoding O-succinylhomoserine sulfhydrylase, which encodes MDDSLNFDTLAVRAGTQRSNFNEHSEALFLTSSFCFTSAAEAAERFANSEDYFTYSRFTNPTVTMFQDRLAALEGGEACIATASGMAAIMSVVMAALQAGDHLVSSRSLFGSTLGMFSQIFSKFGITTTFVDPTDLNAWQEAVRPETKMFFLETPSNPLTELADIEAIGKIAKAANALFVVDNCFCSPVLQQPLKLGADVVMHSATKFLDGQGRVLGGALVGSKEFIMGKVFPFVRSAGPTLSAFNAWVLLKGMETLSLRVEKQSANALEIARWLDSHPAVARVFYPGLESHPQHELAKRQQKAGGAIVSFELKGDTPEQQRANAWRVIDSTKLISITGNLGDTRTTITHPATTTHARITPEARAAAGITEGLIRLAVGLENAGDLRNDLARGLEG
- the purF gene encoding amidophosphoribosyltransferase: MCGIVGVISQSPVNQLIYDSLLLLQHRGQDAAGIATADGSNFHMYKANGMVRDVFRTRNMRSLPGTFGIGQVRYPTAGSASSEAEAQPFYVNAPFGIILAHNGNLTNWEQLKDEMFRIDRRHINTNSDSEVLLNVFAHELQLSTTGLELDPAAVFKAVAGVHRRLQGSYAIVSLIAGYGLLAFRDPFGIRPLCIGKLETEHGTEWMVASESVAVEGIGFEFVRDVQPGEAIFIDKAGNFHSQQCAEHPTLNPCMFEYVYLARPDSCLDGVPVYNVRLRMGDYLAEKIKRELPNVPIDVVMPIPDSSRPAAMQVAAKLGVEYREGFFKNRYVGRTFIMPGQAVRKKSVRQKLNAMSIEFKDKHVLIVDDSIVRGTTSHEIVQMARDAGAKSVIFASAAPPVKFPNVYGIDMPTRGELVAHGRTDDEVAKIIGADYLIYQDVDDLRRAVRDINPKLERFEASCFDGNYITGAVTPEYLDAIERARLAPASQADRDTAGDAARSQMNLQLSVE
- the gmd gene encoding GDP-mannose 4,6-dehydratase; this translates as MSQTRKKAIITGITGQDGAYLTKLLLDKGYEVTGTYRRTSSVNFWRIAELGVDTHPNLSLIEHDLTDAGSSLRLLERTQPDELYNLAAQSFVGVSFDQPATTAEVTGIGPLNLLEAIRVVSPKTRFYQASTSEMFGKVQAIPQTETTAFYPRSPYGVAKLYAHWMTVNYRESYGLFGCSGILFNHESPLRGREFVTRKITDTVAKIKLGKAGKLELGNLDAKRDWGFALEYVEGMWRMLQVDEPDTYVLATNRTETVRDFVQMAFAAAGYQIEWTGKGEQERGLDASNGNVLVEVNPKFYRPAEVDLLIGCADKAKSKLGWAPETTLEQLCQMMVEADLTRNRHHDTY
- a CDS encoding CvpA family protein; this encodes MLTAFDYAVLAVIALSALRGAWRGFVSEIFGLIGWIAAIVIAARYVGLVVPYIPANWPGGALTQWVLAFALIVIGVVFVAGVANALLSRIAQATGLGGVDRSLGMMFGLVRGCVLVVLLVAAAGLTELPKQDFWRNALLRPFAEQGVHELKQLLPDGMAQYVRV
- a CDS encoding SPOR domain-containing protein, yielding MGIFSFGKKDDDAPPRRGGRTGASRNVRTERTERVERRTRRTERPESDALLLDPTLPEKQRARRRLVGAIALVVAAVIVLPMVLDSHPKPVTDDIAIDIPNRPAHQAVAPRDDDTSDVQAGVAHDEPPASDVAVAAAPATKDAVKPAAKPDSTTSTTTASVTPPKPAAKPATTAPAPKPAAPKPAPATVANADAAADSGDASSPASPAGARFAVQLGSFKDDATARSWATKLKSAGVPAYVEHRKQADGSTATLLRAGPFADRAAASAAIAKVREAGLTQ
- a CDS encoding NAD-dependent epimerase/dehydratase family protein, whose amino-acid sequence is MTRTDAGRSTRRAFVTGLTGFTGRYMAQRLEAAGYDVWGTVAPGAARPDDPALANCTLVPVDLLDAHAMRAAAADARPDAVVHLAARAHVAQDEPSQTYAVNIVGTRNLLAALAGLDRRPSAVLLASSANVYGNSTAGVLDETVTPAPANDYAVSKLAMEYAAKLWADRLPIVIARPFNYTGVGQDDAYLLPKLVSHYARNAPRISLGNLDVSRDFSDVRDVTAAYLKLLEAAPAGETFNVCSERAYSLKEVLAMLSRIAGYVIDVTIDPRFVRHNEVKSLSGSREKLRRAVGELPVTPLDDTLRWMMEAMRDVQRPAQAGHTG